One segment of Leuconostoc lactis DNA contains the following:
- a CDS encoding D-2-hydroxyacid dehydrogenase, whose amino-acid sequence MAKIILLDGYELNDDLDWDKLSSVGDCTFYDRTNTANEKEIINRIDGAEIVITHKTPINDYVISKSKNLKYIGIMGTGYDVIDLESASKHNIEVTNVPTYASDAVAQFTFSLLLEVTGQVGLHNQLVHQDRWSQGPDFTFWDKPLYELKDKTLGLIGYGHIAQKVAKLAHAFEMNVVFYNHRPKKIKENWLKQVSLDELLKTSDVISLHVIQTPQTINLINKTTLAKMKSTAILLNTSRGKLVNESDVADALNQDQLYALATDVVTKEPIQKNNPLLKAKNCYITPHIAWAPFETRERLLSITIANLQTYLSGSIVNSVN is encoded by the coding sequence ATGGCAAAAATTATTCTTTTAGATGGCTATGAATTAAATGACGATTTAGATTGGGATAAGTTAAGTTCTGTTGGCGACTGTACTTTTTATGACCGTACCAATACAGCTAATGAAAAAGAAATAATAAACCGAATTGATGGTGCAGAAATTGTTATCACTCACAAAACTCCTATAAATGACTATGTCATTTCCAAATCTAAAAACCTGAAGTATATTGGAATTATGGGTACAGGTTATGATGTTATTGACCTAGAAAGTGCTAGTAAGCACAATATTGAGGTAACTAACGTTCCTACCTATGCTAGTGATGCGGTGGCTCAATTCACTTTTTCTCTCTTACTTGAAGTGACTGGACAAGTTGGACTACATAACCAATTAGTTCATCAAGATCGTTGGTCACAAGGACCCGATTTCACTTTTTGGGACAAGCCTTTATACGAATTAAAAGATAAAACATTAGGACTTATTGGCTACGGTCATATAGCTCAAAAAGTAGCAAAATTAGCTCATGCATTTGAAATGAATGTAGTGTTCTATAATCATCGTCCTAAAAAAATAAAAGAAAATTGGCTCAAACAAGTTTCGTTAGATGAATTATTGAAAACGTCGGACGTTATTAGTCTACATGTTATTCAAACTCCTCAAACAATCAACTTAATTAATAAGACAACACTGGCTAAAATGAAGTCTACTGCTATTCTCCTGAATACTTCAAGAGGAAAACTAGTTAATGAAAGCGATGTGGCAGATGCCCTGAATCAAGATCAACTATACGCTTTGGCAACTGACGTCGTCACCAAAGAACCAATTCAAAAAAATAATCCCTTACTTAAAGCTAAAAACTGCTATATAACCCCTCACATTGCCTGGGCGCCGTTTGAAACACGCGAAAGACTGTTATCCATTACAATAGCTAATTTACAGACATATCTGTCGGGCAGCATAGTTAACAGCGTAAATTAA
- a CDS encoding ClC family H(+)/Cl(-) exchange transporter, translating to MFKKRIRLNTSKLSVVLYGALIGFLTGIVVSVFRWTIEKLLQFVQTLYVDISHGNITLIFFLMIANFIGFLIVAWLLNKEPNISGSGIPQVEGLLLGELKINWWSTLWRKFISGILAIGSGLMLGREGPSIQLGASIGQGVASYRRLSHNQSKGLIASGAAAGLSAAFNAPLAGVMFVLEEVYHSISPFVWVSALTGASVSDFVSTVLFGQTPVLSVGHLSVFPVQLYGLLLVFGIILGLFGFLYQKVLLFSLNCYSKIKVPKYLYGMVPFTLVIPIGILWPNLLGGGNNLILSLKETPMTMKMIIVILLVRFVFSMISYGSGLPGGIFLPILTLGALSGSLMAHIFVYLHLMSANYALNFIVIGMAGYFACIGKAPFTAIILIFEMVGSVTHILPLALVSLVAYLVIDLLNGAPIYESLLERLLKRKSVYLTMSSMTTTEVPVLAGGILEDQQIRDLQLGSNSLITLVKRSEHVLIPKGDLVLRAGDIIYIRASQNDTRLIRNQISVKN from the coding sequence ATGTTTAAAAAAAGAATTAGACTCAATACATCAAAGCTGTCAGTAGTATTATATGGTGCACTTATAGGTTTTTTAACAGGAATAGTTGTTAGCGTTTTTCGATGGACAATTGAAAAATTGCTTCAATTTGTGCAAACGTTGTATGTAGATATCTCACATGGCAATATAACGCTAATATTTTTTTTGATGATAGCCAATTTTATAGGCTTTTTAATTGTTGCATGGCTGTTAAACAAAGAACCTAATATATCCGGTTCCGGCATCCCGCAGGTTGAAGGTCTATTATTAGGTGAACTAAAAATAAACTGGTGGTCGACATTGTGGCGAAAATTTATATCAGGAATTTTGGCTATTGGTAGTGGTTTGATGCTGGGGCGGGAAGGTCCCTCAATTCAACTGGGTGCATCAATTGGTCAGGGTGTAGCATCATATAGACGTCTTAGTCATAATCAATCGAAAGGGCTTATAGCCAGTGGTGCCGCTGCTGGTTTATCAGCTGCATTCAATGCGCCTTTAGCCGGCGTTATGTTTGTATTGGAAGAAGTCTATCATAGTATTTCTCCCTTTGTCTGGGTTAGTGCATTGACAGGCGCAAGCGTTTCGGATTTTGTCTCTACGGTTTTGTTTGGCCAAACACCAGTTTTATCTGTTGGTCACTTAAGTGTTTTCCCGGTACAGTTATATGGCTTATTGTTGGTATTTGGTATTATATTAGGTTTATTTGGCTTTTTATATCAAAAAGTTTTACTATTCAGCTTAAATTGTTACAGTAAAATTAAGGTCCCTAAATATTTATACGGTATGGTGCCGTTTACTTTGGTGATACCAATTGGAATCTTATGGCCAAATCTTTTAGGTGGGGGCAATAATTTAATTTTGTCGCTGAAAGAAACACCTATGACAATGAAAATGATCATCGTAATTTTGTTAGTTCGATTTGTTTTCTCAATGATTAGTTACGGTTCCGGTCTGCCAGGAGGCATCTTTTTACCTATTTTGACTTTAGGTGCACTAAGTGGTTCATTAATGGCTCATATATTTGTCTATTTACATCTCATGAGTGCAAATTATGCTTTAAACTTTATTGTGATCGGTATGGCCGGTTATTTCGCATGTATTGGTAAAGCACCATTTACTGCAATTATTCTTATTTTTGAGATGGTGGGGAGTGTGACCCACATTTTACCTTTAGCACTTGTAAGTTTAGTAGCTTACTTAGTAATTGATCTATTAAATGGTGCACCAATATATGAATCTTTACTAGAACGTTTGTTAAAAAGAAAATCAGTGTATCTAACGATGTCTTCCATGACAACAACGGAAGTGCCAGTTCTTGCTGGTGGTATCTTAGAAGATCAACAAATAAGAGATTTGCAACTGGGTTCAAATAGTTTGATTACACTGGTCAAGAGATCTGAACATGTACTGATTCCAAAGGGCGATTTAGTATTACGAGCTGGTGATATTATTTATATTAGAGCGAGTCAAAATGACACACGACTGATAAGAAATCAAATAAGCGTCAAGAATTGA
- a CDS encoding IS30 family transposase, protein MSDATTQKRKRQPRLNENQRHMIEYLWNIEKMTQADIARRLGYTPSSILRELHRGNTLDFSNLDRRTLLNMDIHARIKYSAQRGQYIALKKRSKMGTGLKLTPELKEIIETWVNVEHWTPEQIAGNVQDVDVSASVIRLWSRQGLINIRKQKYHRQNGTPKERAVAQTKRDKEREIARLREQLKNDGELVRHSIFDRSQVVESRKQFGHWEIDLVLPAKMNNQRYQDTTAIMTLTERKTRFTALILVRSKKSNDMINAFKLFYERYGKAVRTITADNGSEFISWDFLEYVQKQLKIKLYYATPSSPQQRGSNENRNRKLRDWYPKGTSFKDVKQRQLDEVASKMNAMPLRQALNGKRPMVVFAQEYKAMQRYRRAYEKRKQRMLEERQNDEK, encoded by the coding sequence ATGAGTGATGCAACAACACAAAAACGCAAACGACAACCACGGTTGAATGAGAACCAACGTCACATGATTGAATATTTGTGGAATATTGAGAAAATGACACAAGCAGATATAGCCAGACGTTTAGGCTATACACCGTCATCAATACTACGTGAATTACACCGTGGCAATACGCTTGATTTCTCAAATTTAGATAGACGAACACTGTTGAATATGGACATACACGCACGTATCAAGTATTCGGCACAGCGTGGACAATATATTGCTTTGAAAAAGCGCAGTAAAATGGGTACTGGTCTCAAACTGACGCCAGAATTAAAAGAAATCATTGAAACCTGGGTCAATGTTGAGCATTGGACGCCAGAGCAAATTGCTGGTAACGTGCAAGATGTTGATGTGTCCGCATCTGTTATTAGGTTATGGTCTCGGCAAGGCCTTATCAATATTCGTAAACAGAAATATCATCGTCAAAATGGGACACCCAAAGAAAGAGCTGTTGCGCAAACTAAACGTGATAAGGAACGTGAAATTGCACGTTTGCGTGAGCAACTAAAAAATGACGGAGAATTAGTCCGCCATTCAATATTTGATCGTTCACAAGTTGTGGAAAGTCGTAAACAGTTTGGTCATTGGGAAATTGATTTAGTGTTGCCAGCTAAAATGAATAATCAGCGTTATCAAGATACCACAGCAATTATGACACTGACTGAACGCAAAACTCGGTTTACTGCCTTAATATTAGTCCGTAGTAAGAAGTCCAATGATATGATAAATGCCTTTAAGTTGTTTTATGAACGATATGGCAAAGCCGTACGGACTATCACAGCTGATAACGGTTCTGAATTTATCTCGTGGGACTTTTTAGAATACGTGCAGAAACAGCTCAAAATCAAGCTATACTATGCGACACCGTCATCACCACAGCAACGTGGATCCAATGAAAATCGAAATCGTAAGTTACGTGATTGGTATCCTAAAGGCACTTCTTTTAAAGACGTGAAGCAACGACAATTAGATGAAGTGGCTTCAAAAATGAATGCGATGCCACTTAGACAAGCTCTGAATGGAAAACGACCAATGGTAGTCTTTGCACAAGAATATAAAGCGATGCAACGTTATCGTAGAGCTTATGAAAAGCGTAAACAGCGAATGCTCGAAGAACGCCAAAATGATGAAAAATAA
- a CDS encoding MrcB family domain-containing protein: protein MTLRALLEKILNTYLQEKNKPLKGNSLAKCLRSGLKNVVSDDLISGSLITKGSPGQGSWATVPWIGLFDTTISVSAAKGFDIVYLFSPDMKYVYLSLNQGWTFFKKTYGKNAENNISKVSKYWQNTLANRTDHMTVAPIDLTSSLLKKNDMVSGYELSNILSIRYDKDNLPSNAQLLTDLKDMLFCLNEIKSRLISENDIQQSIDYILSCRSSTYSIKEIAQSIDYILSCRSSTYSIKEIAQKIPDITLHETYLDENSMVQTGRQVDYPALQKQNAIIGFFGEQIVLNTEKNRLKDYPDLAKKVEHVSQTQGDGLGYDILSFDTHGNPIYIEVKTTTQGKGIPFYISNNELKFASQHPDNYFLYRLYNFNDLVDTNDVEFFTITGHEMENVELKPISFLATVNDLNKEK from the coding sequence ATGACACTACGTGCATTATTAGAAAAAATTCTGAACACTTATTTACAAGAAAAAAATAAGCCTTTGAAAGGTAATTCATTAGCTAAGTGTCTCAGATCAGGACTAAAAAATGTTGTGAGTGATGATCTCATTAGTGGTAGTCTCATAACAAAGGGGTCACCAGGGCAAGGGAGTTGGGCTACAGTACCATGGATTGGGCTATTCGATACGACAATATCCGTTTCAGCTGCCAAAGGGTTTGATATTGTTTATCTATTTTCACCGGATATGAAGTATGTTTACTTATCACTAAATCAAGGGTGGACGTTTTTTAAGAAAACCTACGGCAAAAATGCGGAAAATAATATCAGTAAGGTATCCAAATATTGGCAAAATACATTAGCTAATCGAACGGATCACATGACAGTGGCACCTATCGATCTGACTAGTTCTTTATTGAAGAAGAATGATATGGTATCAGGTTATGAATTAAGCAACATTCTGAGCATCAGATATGATAAGGATAATTTACCCTCTAATGCGCAACTACTGACGGACCTGAAAGATATGTTATTTTGCTTGAATGAAATAAAATCTAGGCTAATCAGTGAGAACGATATTCAGCAAAGCATTGACTATATATTATCATGCCGGTCAAGTACCTATAGTATCAAAGAAATAGCGCAAAGCATTGACTATATATTATCATGCCGGTCAAGTACCTATAGTATCAAAGAAATAGCGCAAAAAATACCCGATATTACGCTTCATGAAACGTATTTAGACGAAAATTCAATGGTTCAAACAGGCCGTCAAGTGGATTATCCTGCACTTCAAAAACAAAATGCTATCATTGGCTTTTTTGGTGAACAAATTGTTCTAAACACCGAAAAAAATAGACTGAAAGATTATCCTGACTTAGCTAAGAAGGTTGAACATGTTTCTCAAACTCAAGGAGACGGTTTAGGGTATGATATTTTATCTTTTGACACACATGGCAATCCAATTTATATTGAGGTCAAAACTACAACACAAGGAAAAGGAATACCATTTTATATCAGCAATAATGAACTGAAGTTCGCCAGTCAGCATCCTGATAACTATTTTCTATATCGGTTATATAATTTCAATGATTTAGTCGACACGAATGACGTTGAGTTTTTCACGATAACGGGTCACGAGATGGAAAATGTTGAGTTGAAACCAATTAGCTTTTTAGCAACAGTTAATGACCTTAATAAAGAGAAATAG
- a CDS encoding ATP-binding cassette domain-containing protein, with the protein MEIKNYSLSFGNRQLADRVDVVFSHEKFNVVIGANGAGKTSFLDFVAGVGHKNASGTKVDIPSMTDVAYQLQHIHFFPTLTVAQTVGMYAQLGSESSQMASRTFATIKREVLSKIWHTKMGQLSGGEQQIVLTYGQCLLDKQLYIFDEPTSGVDATNAETILQMINELVERQHKVVVITSHHLEQLKEFDVNLIQL; encoded by the coding sequence ATGGAAATCAAAAATTATTCGTTGTCTTTTGGTAATCGACAATTGGCCGATCGGGTTGATGTGGTATTTTCTCATGAAAAATTTAATGTGGTGATTGGTGCCAATGGGGCAGGTAAAACGTCTTTTTTGGATTTTGTAGCCGGTGTAGGGCATAAAAATGCAAGTGGCACTAAAGTTGATATTCCCAGTATGACCGACGTTGCTTATCAGTTGCAACACATTCATTTCTTTCCAACACTAACAGTTGCACAAACGGTGGGAATGTATGCACAGTTAGGTTCAGAATCATCGCAAATGGCATCTCGTACTTTTGCGACAATTAAGCGTGAGGTCTTATCGAAAATTTGGCATACAAAAATGGGTCAGTTGTCCGGTGGTGAGCAACAGATTGTCTTAACTTATGGACAGTGCTTATTAGATAAACAACTCTATATTTTCGACGAGCCAACTAGTGGCGTTGATGCGACGAATGCCGAAACGATCCTACAAATGATCAACGAACTCGTCGAACGACAGCATAAAGTAGTGGTAATAACATCACATCATCTGGAACAGTTAAAAGAATTTGATGTGAATCTGATTCAGCTATAA